In Streptomyces hawaiiensis, one genomic interval encodes:
- a CDS encoding PaaX family transcriptional regulator — MPTLSTASEPTLPNLSHLEKIFSDEGDGAAGPMRSPGWQSDVSPQGLTVTLIADYTFPVRAWLPSAAIVALLGEFNVTAGAARTTISRLMRRGVLESSRQGRYSSYRLTSQAAVDLWSGASSIATFTTQPDSWDGRWTLIAFSVPEQESTRRRALRTALRWRGFAPLYDALWVSPHPLTPKGRIEVADLARGAVTVFRARQEELDTEADRNPVEAWDLPGIAEHYQAFIDRWSGLLAHISTDRVTGADAVRARTEVMHAYRHFPILDPLLPIGLLPPGWPRSRAREVCVAVYDGLLQPAQDHVRSVVTRFAQGPHPDIRAHTIAGMSAGIGHG, encoded by the coding sequence GTGCCGACCCTGTCCACCGCGTCGGAGCCGACCTTGCCGAACCTGTCCCACCTCGAGAAGATCTTCTCCGACGAGGGTGACGGTGCCGCCGGCCCCATGCGGTCGCCCGGCTGGCAAAGCGACGTATCGCCGCAGGGACTCACGGTGACATTGATCGCCGACTACACGTTCCCCGTCCGGGCGTGGTTGCCGTCGGCGGCGATCGTGGCACTGCTCGGAGAGTTCAACGTGACCGCGGGTGCCGCCCGTACGACGATCAGCAGGCTGATGCGCCGAGGGGTGCTGGAGAGCAGCCGGCAAGGGCGGTACAGCTCCTACCGGCTGACATCGCAGGCCGCCGTCGATCTGTGGAGCGGCGCCAGTTCGATCGCCACCTTCACCACCCAACCCGACTCATGGGACGGTCGGTGGACACTGATCGCCTTCTCCGTCCCGGAACAGGAGAGCACGCGGCGGCGCGCGCTGCGCACCGCGCTGCGGTGGCGCGGATTCGCGCCGCTGTACGACGCGCTCTGGGTGTCGCCTCATCCCCTGACCCCCAAGGGGCGGATCGAGGTGGCCGACCTGGCGCGGGGAGCGGTGACCGTGTTCCGCGCACGGCAGGAGGAACTGGACACGGAGGCCGACCGCAACCCGGTCGAAGCGTGGGACCTGCCCGGCATCGCCGAGCACTACCAGGCTTTCATCGACCGCTGGAGCGGCTTGCTTGCGCACATCAGCACCGACCGCGTCACCGGTGCCGACGCGGTGCGCGCACGGACCGAGGTCATGCACGCCTACCGGCACTTCCCCATTCTGGACCCGCTGCTCCCCATCGGTCTGCTGCCGCCCGGCTGGCCCCGCTCACGGGCGCGGGAAGTCTGCGTCGCGGTGTACGACGGCCTGCTCCAGCCGGCCCAGGACCATGTCCGCTCCGTAGTGACCAGATTCGCGCAGGGGCCGCACCCCGACATCAGGGCCCATACGATCGCCGGCATGAGTGCGGGTATCGGCCACGGCTGA
- a CDS encoding PmoA family protein → MNALEIRHDLGTSVTVRDGGTELFRYVYQPDTVQLESPKPYIHPLRTRAGKVVSLFRPHDHVWHKGIAWSLPHVGEENFWGGPTYIHGRFYVQLENNGTQAHRRVVDLDRTDGAATFTHDLDWTTQSGALFFTERRTLRASLISPHAWALTFETRMTNVSGTAVAMGSPTTKGRENAGYGGLFWRGPRSFTGGHFVTEEGMGGDEVRGRRMEWMGFAGRHDETDAQSLVLMLDDTANPSHPPQWFARTEEFACLNPAPFFSEELTVEDGATVRFRYGVGIADADASAAPALADAVRRVLTPSGTPSAHAAESSAGRFGTE, encoded by the coding sequence ATGAACGCTCTTGAGATCCGCCACGACCTGGGTACCTCGGTCACGGTACGCGACGGCGGCACCGAGTTGTTCCGCTACGTGTACCAGCCGGACACCGTCCAGCTGGAATCGCCCAAGCCCTACATCCACCCCCTGCGCACCCGGGCCGGCAAGGTGGTCAGCCTGTTCCGTCCCCACGACCACGTGTGGCACAAGGGCATCGCCTGGTCCCTGCCCCACGTCGGCGAGGAGAACTTCTGGGGCGGTCCCACGTACATCCACGGACGCTTCTACGTCCAGCTGGAGAACAACGGAACCCAGGCCCACCGCCGAGTGGTCGACCTGGACAGGACCGACGGAGCGGCGACGTTCACTCACGATCTGGACTGGACCACCCAGTCCGGCGCGCTCTTCTTCACCGAACGCAGGACGCTGCGAGCGAGCCTGATCTCCCCGCACGCCTGGGCGTTGACGTTCGAGACGCGGATGACGAACGTCTCCGGAACGGCCGTCGCCATGGGATCGCCGACCACCAAGGGACGGGAGAACGCCGGCTACGGCGGCCTGTTCTGGCGTGGCCCGCGGTCATTCACCGGCGGACATTTCGTGACCGAGGAAGGCATGGGTGGCGACGAGGTCCGTGGGCGGCGCATGGAGTGGATGGGCTTCGCGGGCCGCCACGACGAGACGGACGCGCAGTCGCTCGTACTCATGCTCGACGACACGGCCAACCCGAGTCACCCGCCGCAGTGGTTCGCCCGGACCGAGGAGTTCGCCTGCCTCAACCCGGCACCGTTCTTCAGCGAGGAGCTGACCGTCGAGGACGGTGCGACCGTGCGGTTCCGCTACGGCGTCGGGATCGCCGATGCCGACGCGAGCGCGGCTCCCGCACTCGCCGACGCGGTACGCCGGGTGCTCACACCGTCGGGTACGCCGTCCGCACATGCCGCAGAATCCTCTGCAGGGCGCTTCGGGACGGAGTGA
- a CDS encoding Gfo/Idh/MocA family protein → MPSPRPPYRVAIIGTGGIAHAHAEALTELSERARLVAVADLDPTRAAEFADRFSVPHVFNDPQALLESEDLDLVHICTPPQTHVPLATTVMRAGVTALVEKPTALSLHEMDQLATVQEETGSKVLTVFQHRYGAAAVRLRRLAGSGALGRPLVATCETLWYRPDAYFEVPWRGRWDVEGGGPTMGHGIHQFDLMLSVLGPWSQITALAERQARPTDTEDVSIAAVRFDNGALATVVNSLLSPRETSRLRFDFEHATVELEHLYGYREEHWRFTPAPGREDLSDLWTDGDEPDVPSGHRLQIEAVFDAWETGKEPGVCLQDARRTLEFAAATYASAFRGVPVAAGELTDEDPFALSMDGGAVPWEPVKEALV, encoded by the coding sequence ATGCCCAGCCCCCGGCCGCCGTACCGCGTGGCCATCATCGGCACCGGCGGTATCGCCCACGCTCATGCCGAAGCCCTCACCGAACTCTCCGAACGCGCCCGGCTGGTCGCCGTCGCCGACCTCGACCCCACCCGTGCCGCCGAGTTCGCCGACCGATTCTCCGTGCCGCACGTCTTCAACGACCCGCAGGCTCTGCTGGAGAGCGAAGACCTCGATCTCGTACACATCTGTACGCCCCCGCAGACCCACGTACCGCTGGCAACCACGGTGATGCGGGCCGGCGTCACCGCCTTGGTGGAGAAGCCGACGGCACTGAGCCTGCACGAGATGGACCAACTGGCCACGGTGCAGGAAGAGACCGGCTCCAAGGTCCTGACCGTCTTCCAGCACCGCTACGGCGCGGCGGCGGTACGCCTGCGCCGGCTGGCCGGCTCCGGCGCACTGGGCCGGCCACTGGTCGCCACCTGCGAGACCCTCTGGTACCGGCCCGACGCGTACTTCGAGGTGCCGTGGCGGGGTCGCTGGGACGTCGAGGGCGGCGGCCCCACGATGGGACACGGCATCCACCAGTTCGACCTCATGCTGTCGGTCCTCGGCCCCTGGTCCCAGATCACCGCACTCGCCGAGCGCCAGGCCCGGCCCACGGACACCGAGGACGTCTCGATCGCCGCCGTCCGGTTCGACAACGGGGCCCTCGCCACGGTGGTCAACTCCCTGCTGTCCCCCCGGGAGACCTCGCGTCTGCGCTTCGACTTCGAACACGCCACGGTCGAACTCGAACACCTCTACGGCTACCGCGAGGAACACTGGCGGTTCACGCCGGCCCCCGGCCGCGAGGATCTCTCGGACCTCTGGACCGACGGTGACGAGCCGGACGTCCCGAGCGGCCACAGGCTCCAGATCGAGGCCGTGTTCGACGCCTGGGAGACCGGAAAGGAACCCGGCGTCTGTCTGCAAGACGCGCGCCGCACGCTGGAGTTCGCGGCGGCGACGTACGCCTCCGCCTTCCGCGGTGTCCCCGTCGCCGCGGGCGAACTGACCGACGAGGACCCGTTCGCGCTCAGCATGGACGGCGGCGCCGTGCCGTGGGAACCGGTCAAGGAGGCCCTCGTATGA
- a CDS encoding ABC transporter substrate-binding protein: protein MKASPFRRVAIGAVASLSLALTACSGSSTGSAPDLSDKPVTIRATWWGADARAQLTDEVIKAFEKKYPNITVKGQYKDWNGYWDALATTTAAKDSPDVVQMDELYLASYADRGALYDLGKAKKLLSTSQFDDQALATGQVNGTQYALPVGVGVLSILVNTDLFKKYGVKVPDDKTWTWDDYAKIGKELTDKSGGKIHGAAGAPGFSAGDVKYWARQHGENLFDKDGNVSLKPETLAGMWKYGLDLTSSGASVKASTMVEDLTAGVTAGSFATGKAAMMGVYNTQITAIQQATGAQVQLLQMPRVGNTKANFFKPSMYWAVSSQSKHPAEAAAFVNFVLNDQRAADILKTERGIPANKEMLKHLQPTLAGTDKAAADYMNAVTPGESPVVTPNGGSGIEPELQRYSQEVYFKKTSPDAAAKAFIKELQGEIDAAK from the coding sequence ATGAAAGCCAGCCCCTTCAGACGCGTCGCGATCGGAGCGGTCGCCTCACTCTCGCTCGCGCTGACCGCCTGCTCCGGCAGCAGCACCGGATCCGCTCCCGACCTCAGCGACAAGCCGGTCACCATCCGCGCCACCTGGTGGGGAGCGGACGCCCGCGCCCAGCTCACCGACGAGGTCATCAAGGCGTTCGAGAAGAAGTACCCCAACATCACGGTCAAGGGCCAGTACAAGGACTGGAACGGCTACTGGGACGCCCTCGCCACGACGACCGCGGCCAAGGACTCTCCCGACGTCGTCCAGATGGACGAGCTGTACCTCGCGTCGTACGCCGACCGCGGAGCGCTGTACGACCTCGGCAAGGCCAAGAAGCTCCTCAGCACGTCACAGTTCGACGACCAGGCCCTGGCCACCGGACAGGTCAACGGAACGCAGTACGCGCTTCCCGTCGGCGTCGGCGTCCTGTCCATCCTTGTGAACACCGACCTGTTCAAGAAGTACGGCGTGAAGGTTCCCGACGACAAGACGTGGACGTGGGACGACTACGCCAAGATCGGGAAGGAGCTGACGGACAAGAGTGGCGGCAAGATACATGGTGCGGCCGGCGCACCCGGCTTCTCCGCCGGCGATGTCAAGTACTGGGCTCGTCAGCACGGTGAAAACCTCTTCGACAAGGACGGCAACGTCTCGTTGAAGCCCGAGACGCTCGCCGGGATGTGGAAGTACGGTCTGGACTTGACCTCCTCGGGGGCCAGCGTCAAGGCGTCGACGATGGTCGAAGACCTGACCGCGGGTGTCACCGCCGGCAGCTTCGCCACCGGCAAGGCGGCCATGATGGGGGTGTACAACACCCAGATCACCGCAATCCAGCAGGCCACGGGCGCCCAGGTGCAACTGCTGCAGATGCCCCGCGTCGGCAACACCAAGGCGAACTTCTTCAAGCCCTCGATGTACTGGGCGGTCTCCAGCCAGAGCAAGCACCCGGCCGAGGCAGCCGCGTTCGTCAACTTCGTGCTCAACGACCAGAGGGCCGCCGACATCCTCAAGACGGAGCGCGGAATCCCCGCCAACAAGGAGATGCTGAAGCACCTCCAGCCGACTCTGGCCGGGACCGACAAGGCGGCGGCCGACTACATGAACGCCGTGACCCCGGGTGAGTCGCCGGTCGTGACCCCCAACGGCGGAAGCGGCATCGAGCCGGAGCTGCAGCGCTACAGCCAGGAGGTCTACTTCAAGAAGACCTCGCCCGACGCCGCCGCGAAGGCCTTCATCAAGGAGCTCCAGGGCGAGATCGACGCCGCCAAGTGA